In Thalassococcus sp. S3, the sequence GTCCTTGCCGGTGATCGTAACTTGGGTCCAGCTCAGCCCCTGGCCATGGGTGACCACGCCAATATCCTTGTCCTCGGCTTCCAGGATCGGCCCTTGCTCGATATGCAGCTCAAAGAAAGCATGCATTTTGCGCGCGCCGACCTCTTCATCGCCTTTCCAGCCGATCCGGTTCAGCTCATCCCCGAACCGCTTGCCCTCGGCATCCTCGCGCCCATAGGCCCAGTCCTGGGTGTGAATGCCAGCGAAAACGCCCGAGGACAGCATCGCTGGCGCGAACCGCGTCCCTTCTTCGTTGGTGAAATTCGTCACGACAATCGGGTGCTTGGTCTCGATCCCCAGATCGTTGAGCGACCGGATGATCTCCAGCCCGCCCAGAACCCCAAGCACACCATCGTATTTCCCCCCCGTTGGCTGCGTGTCGAGGTGCGAGCCGACATAGACCGGTAGTGCATCGGGATCCGTGCCCTCGCGCCGGGCAAACATATTGCCCATCTGATCCAGACCCATCGTGCAGCCTGCCGCCTCACACCAGCTTTGAAACAGCGCGCGGCCTTTGGCATCTTCATCAGTGAGCGTCTGACGGTTGTTGCCACCGGCCACACCCGGACCGATCTTGGCCATCTCCATCAAACTGTCCCAGAGACGCTCCCCGTTGATCTTCAGGTTTTCACCCGGAGCCCCCATCGTCGTTCCCCCATGCAGCGCGGGCGTGCCCCGCGTCTCGGCTTGATTTGACCAAAAGGTCAAAGACAGGCTATCACTGCCCCATTGCCAGTCAAGAAATAGCATCGTCTTGCCATCACTTATCTTGCATGCCTAAAAGGCATCTGACGAAAATTTAGGCGAAACAGGGTGTTGCCCGCTTTATGACCGAGAACCGTGCGCCGACGCGCATTCAGCAGAAGAACCGCGCCGCTATCCTGGATGCCGCTCTGGACATATTTTCGGCGCAAGGTTTCCGGGGCGCCACGGTGGATGAAATTGCAGGCGCGGCGGGCCTGTCGAAACCCAACCTGCTTTATTACTTCCCCTCGAAAGAGGCGATCCATAACGCCCTGCTGGAGCGGCTGCTGGATACCTGGCTCGACCCGCTGCGCGACATGGATGCAAGCGGCGATCCGCTCGAAGAATTGCTGGCCTATGTGCGACGCAAGCTGCAGATGAGCCGTGATTATCCGCGCGAGAGCCGGCTTTTTGCCAACGAAATCCTGCAAGGCGCGCCGCGTATTCATGACGTCCTTTCGGTCGAACTGAAGGCGCTGGTCGATGACAAGGTGCACTTGATCGAAACCTGGATTTCCCAAGGTCGGATCGCGGCGGTACATCCCTATCACCTTCTCTTTTCGATCTGGTCGCTGACCCAGCATTATGCCGATTTCGACGTTCAGGTGCGGGCGGTTTTGCCGGAAAGACAGGCGATGGATCCCTTCCCCGAGGCCGAGGATTTCCTTGTCAAACTCTTTACCAAAACCTTAACCAAGCCATCCGAAAGCGCCGTGCGTTAAGGCCTGATTAACTTCTGACAGGTAGCGATCAGGTCGGGTGTGGGCGATTTGGTGAGTGGGGACATGTATGTCATTTCCTATCTTAATTGGCCTGCCCGGGTCTCAGCCGTCGGGGAACGGCCAACAACAGGGCAATTCGAATCCGCCAGCCTCGGACGGGCCGGACCAGGCGCAATCGGGCGGCAATAGCACGCCGCCACCGGCGAAGGGCAATCAGGGCCAGAGCACCGGCAGCGGCACCAATCCCAATGCGGGCAATGGTCAGCCGCAAAGTGGCGGCACGCCATTCGAAACCGCGAAGGCAACAAAAACAACGGCATCCAGCAGTCAGGCGCTTGTGCCCATTGCATCGAAAGATGATGTGGCCGGTGCGCGCGCCGCAGCGCTCGCCGCACAAGAGGCGCAAGCCATCGAAGCGATCGTCACGCGCCTGTCGGAGGCGCCCGAGGCCCCAGCTCTGCTCTCGCCCACCGACGTTCTGGAACCGGGCGAGCCTGCAAACCAGCCCGACGCACCGACCCGTGTCAGCGCTTTGGAGGCGGATCGCAGCGGCGAAAAGGTCGACCGGCGGGTCTGACCAACCCTATTCGGCGGCTTTTACGGCGCCGGGATTGTTGGGATGGGTGGTCCAGTTCGCATAATGCGGCTCGACCACCTTACCCGTACGTGGATCGACCTCGCCCGCTGGCATCTCCTCCATCGTGATGCAGTTCTCAACCGGGCAGACATCGACGCACAGGTTGCAGGCCACGCATTCGGCGTCGATCACCTCGAAGACCCGTCCGGGTTTCATCGCAATCGCCTGATGCGAGGTATCCTCGCACGCCGCATAGCAGCGGCCGCATTTGATGCAGGCATCCTGGTCGATCTTGGCCTTGGCCACATAATTGAGGTTCAGATACTGCCAGTCGGTCACGTTGGGCACGGCCTGCCCCACGAAATCCGCTGTATTCGTGTATCCTTTTTCATCCATCCAGCGCGAGAGGCCGGCGGTCATCTCTTCCACAATCTTGAACCCATAGGTCATAGCCGCCGTGCAGACCTGCACGTTACCCGCGCCCAGCACCATGAATTCCGCCGCATCACGCCATGTGGTCACACCGCCAATGCCGCTGATCGGCAGGCCGTGGGTTTCGGGATTACGGGCAATCTCCGACACCATGCTCAACGCGATGGGCTTGACCGCTGGCCCGCAATAGCCGCCATGACTGCCCTTGCCGTCGATGGACGGTTCCGGCGACATCGAATCGAGGTTGACGGAGGTGATCGAATTGATGGTGTTGATCAGGCTCACCGCATCCGCACCCCCCGCCTTGGCCGCGGCGGCCGGTTTACGGACGTCAGTAATGTTCGGCGTCAGCTTGACGATGACCGGCTTGTCGTAGTGCTGCTTGCACCAGCGTGTCACCATCTCGATATATTCGGGCACCTGCCCCACCGCCGATCCCATGCCGCGCTCACTCATCCCGTGCGGACAGCCGAAATTCAGCTCGATCCCGTCTGCCCCTGTCTCGGCGACGCGCGGCAGGATCGCTTTCCATTCTTCCTCTTCGCACGGCACCATCAGCGAGACGATCATCGCGCGATCGGGGTAATCGGCCTTGACGCGGGTGATCTCCTCCAGGTTGATCTCCAGCGGGCGGTCGGTGATCAGCTCGATATTGTTCAGCCCCAACAGCCTGCGATCCGCGCCATAGATCGCGCCGTAGCGGGGCCCGTTCACATTCACCACCGGCGGGCCTTCCGCCCCCAGCGTTTTCCAAACGACACCACCCCAGCCGGCCTCAAAGGCGCGGCGGACATTGTATTCCTTATCCGTCGGCGGCGCGGAGGCCAGCCAGAACGGGTTGGGGCTTTTGATCCCCAGAAAATCTGTCGTCAAATCAGCCATCTCTGTGGCCTCCCTGTTGCGCGTCCATGGGTCTTCTTCTCGATAAAAATACGGACAATCCCGCCGCCGGCCTCACGCGCCAAGGCTGGCGTGGATGTCCTCCGCCGCATCCCGGCCTTCGGCCACGGCCGTCACGGTCAAGTCGTCGCCGCCTGCCGCGCAATCGCCGCCCGCCCAGACACCGGAAAGGGAGGTGCGCCCCGCGCCGGTCACCGCGATCTTGCCGTTCTCCAGCGCAAGCCCGTCCGGCACGCTGTCCAGTGTCTGGCCAATCGCCTTAAACACCTGGTCGGCCTTAAGCCGCACGGTCTCTCCGGTTGGTTGCAACCCGCCATTTTCGCTGATCGTATAGGCAAGCTCGATCTCCACCGCCGCGCCGTTGCCATGAATGGCCACCGGCTGAAGGTTGAACATCAGCTTCACGCCCTTTGATGCGGCAAGATCCTGTTCATAGCGGCTTGCACTCATCTCCGCGCGGGAGCGGCGATAGGCGATGGTGACGTTTTCGGCGCCCAAGAGCTTGGACTGCACCGCCGCATCGACCGCCGTCATCCCGCCGCCGATCACCACAACGTCGCGACCGACCGGCAGGGTTTCCAAATCGCTCGCCTGCCGCAGTTCGGCGATGAAGTCGACCGCGTCGCGCACACCGCTCTTGTCCTCACCTTCGGCCCGCAGCGCATTCACGCCGCCCAAACCTATGGAGAGAAATACCGAGTCAAAGCGCTCTGTCAGACCGTCGAGGGTAAGATCGCGTCCAAGGGCCTGGCCGGTCTCCATCCGGATGCCGCCGATCCCCATCAGCCAGTCGACTTCCGCCGCCGCAAAGCCGTTCGGTGTCTTGTATGCCGCGATGCCGAATTCATTAAGCCCACCCGGCTTCTCACCCGCCTCAAAGATGACGACATCGTGGCCCTTCATCGCCAGCCGGTGCGCGCAAGCCAGGCCCGCCGGGCCCGCCCCCACGACGGCAATGGTTTTGCCGGTCTGGGGCGCACGACGGTAGGGATGCGCCTTTTCGGCCATCAGCGTGTCGGTGGCGTAACGCTGCAATCTTCCGATCTCGACCGGTTTGCCTTCTGCCGCCTCTCTCACACAGGCCTCTTCGCAAAGCGTCTCTGTCGGGCAGACGCGTGCGCACATTCCGCCAAGGATATTCTGGTCAAAGATCGTCTTGGCCGCATTCTCGGGCTGACCCGCCTGGATCTGGCGGATGAACATCGGGATGTCGATGGCCGTCGGGCAGGCCGTGATACACGGCGCGTCATAGCAGAAATAGCAGCGATCCGCGGCAACAGCCGCTTCATGCGGTTCGAATGCAGGGTGCAGGTCAGAGAAATTGGTCGCAAGTTCCTCGGCTGCGAGCCGTCCTGACACAATACCGGATGCCGTCTGGCCTTTGGCCATGAGGTGTCTCCCTGTGTTATGTTTTATCCCACAGTGTC encodes:
- the preA gene encoding NAD-dependent dihydropyrimidine dehydrogenase subunit PreA, with translation MADLTTDFLGIKSPNPFWLASAPPTDKEYNVRRAFEAGWGGVVWKTLGAEGPPVVNVNGPRYGAIYGADRRLLGLNNIELITDRPLEINLEEITRVKADYPDRAMIVSLMVPCEEEEWKAILPRVAETGADGIELNFGCPHGMSERGMGSAVGQVPEYIEMVTRWCKQHYDKPVIVKLTPNITDVRKPAAAAKAGGADAVSLINTINSITSVNLDSMSPEPSIDGKGSHGGYCGPAVKPIALSMVSEIARNPETHGLPISGIGGVTTWRDAAEFMVLGAGNVQVCTAAMTYGFKIVEEMTAGLSRWMDEKGYTNTADFVGQAVPNVTDWQYLNLNYVAKAKIDQDACIKCGRCYAACEDTSHQAIAMKPGRVFEVIDAECVACNLCVDVCPVENCITMEEMPAGEVDPRTGKVVEPHYANWTTHPNNPGAVKAAE
- a CDS encoding Zn-dependent hydrolase, whose translation is MGAPGENLKINGERLWDSLMEMAKIGPGVAGGNNRQTLTDEDAKGRALFQSWCEAAGCTMGLDQMGNMFARREGTDPDALPVYVGSHLDTQPTGGKYDGVLGVLGGLEIIRSLNDLGIETKHPIVVTNFTNEEGTRFAPAMLSSGVFAGIHTQDWAYGREDAEGKRFGDELNRIGWKGDEEVGARKMHAFFELHIEQGPILEAEDKDIGVVTHGQGLSWTQVTITGKDSHTGSTPMPMRRNAGLGMARVLEKVDEIALSHAPHAVGAAGHIDVFPNSRNVIPGKVVFTVDFRSPDLSVIEDMEARLKAEARKIAEEMGLEIAFEKVGGFDPVAFDEGCVGAIRNAAERLGYSHQNLISGAGHDACWINRVAPTAMVMCPCVDGLSHNEAEEISPEWATAGANVLFHAVVETAEIVS
- a CDS encoding TetR family transcriptional regulator C-terminal domain-containing protein encodes the protein MTENRAPTRIQQKNRAAILDAALDIFSAQGFRGATVDEIAGAAGLSKPNLLYYFPSKEAIHNALLERLLDTWLDPLRDMDASGDPLEELLAYVRRKLQMSRDYPRESRLFANEILQGAPRIHDVLSVELKALVDDKVHLIETWISQGRIAAVHPYHLLFSIWSLTQHYADFDVQVRAVLPERQAMDPFPEAEDFLVKLFTKTLTKPSESAVR
- a CDS encoding NAD(P)-dependent oxidoreductase, which encodes MAKGQTASGIVSGRLAAEELATNFSDLHPAFEPHEAAVAADRCYFCYDAPCITACPTAIDIPMFIRQIQAGQPENAAKTIFDQNILGGMCARVCPTETLCEEACVREAAEGKPVEIGRLQRYATDTLMAEKAHPYRRAPQTGKTIAVVGAGPAGLACAHRLAMKGHDVVIFEAGEKPGGLNEFGIAAYKTPNGFAAAEVDWLMGIGGIRMETGQALGRDLTLDGLTERFDSVFLSIGLGGVNALRAEGEDKSGVRDAVDFIAELRQASDLETLPVGRDVVVIGGGMTAVDAAVQSKLLGAENVTIAYRRSRAEMSASRYEQDLAASKGVKLMFNLQPVAIHGNGAAVEIELAYTISENGGLQPTGETVRLKADQVFKAIGQTLDSVPDGLALENGKIAVTGAGRTSLSGVWAGGDCAAGGDDLTVTAVAEGRDAAEDIHASLGA